The sequence TGATTACGAGCCAGAAGTGCTTGAGCCATTTAAAGACGCCGTTGTTCAGCAAGTGACACGTTCATTGCAATTCTTCTTTTCATCAAGCCAATACAACGATGTAGACCACATTGTTCTCGCCGGCGGTGTGGCTTCGCTCTCTGGCTTGGCCGGTTTAATTGAAGAAAAGCTAGGCACATCTGCGACAGTCGCAAATCCGTTTGCGAATATGTCGGTTTCATCGCGGGTGAATGCAACCGCGCTTTCAAATGACGCGCCTTCGCTGATGATTGCAACGGGGCTGGCTATGAGGGGCTTTGTGTAACATGGCTCAGATCAACCTTTTACCTTGGCGCGAAGAGTTTCGTCAGGAAAAGAAAAAAGAATTTCTCACCCAGTTGGCGGGGGTTTGCATCCTTGCCGTGGGTGTTGCGTTTTTATGGGTGCGCTCGGTGGATGGATCTATCCAAAACCAGAATGCGCGCAACAACAAGCTTCAGGGAGAAATTAATTTGCTCCAGAAGCGGGTTGTCGAAATCCAGGATTTGAAAAAGAAGCGCCAACAATTGCTAGACCGCATGAAGGTCATCCAGGATCTTGAAGGTAAGCGGTCGATCATCGTCCACTATTTTGATGAGTTTGCGCGCGCCGTTCCCGACGGCGTGTTTGTGACCACATTGTCGAAATCGGGCAATCGCATCTCGGTAGAAGGTGTCAGTGAATCCAATAACAGGGTTTCCACCTTTATGCGTCAGTTGGATGAATCTCCGTGGTTTTCGGATCCAAACCTTCGCTCGGTCGTGGCCTC comes from Teredinibacter turnerae and encodes:
- a CDS encoding PilN domain-containing protein; its protein translation is MAQINLLPWREEFRQEKKKEFLTQLAGVCILAVGVAFLWVRSVDGSIQNQNARNNKLQGEINLLQKRVVEIQDLKKKRQQLLDRMKVIQDLEGKRSIIVHYFDEFARAVPDGVFVTTLSKSGNRISVEGVSESNNRVSTFMRQLDESPWFSDPNLRSVVASPADGEQASRFKMDLMAVLPSAEAEE